From Haliotis asinina isolate JCU_RB_2024 chromosome 8, JCU_Hal_asi_v2, whole genome shotgun sequence, a single genomic window includes:
- the LOC137294109 gene encoding cancer-related nucleoside-triphosphatase-like: MAVSGTTARHIFLTGTPGIGKTTLIHKACKSLNEAGLVTQGFYTEEVRVNGKRTGFDVVTLHGTRGPLARVSEQCDTFSGRRREYRVGQYSVDLQSFERTAIPTLNTKKESPVKQPVFIIDEIGKMELFSQSFVQSVRGILDKPMTTVLATIPVSRGKPISFVEEVRYRKDAVVYTITTENRDTILSEILEAVKCSVETFRS; the protein is encoded by the exons ATGGCAGTTTCAGGAACCACGGCAAGACATATATTTTTGACAGGCACACCAG GGATTGGCAAGACCACCTTAATTCACAAGGCCTGTAAATCTTTAAATGAAGCCGGACTTGTTACTCAAGGCTTCTACACAGAAGAGGTGCGGGTAAATGGCAAGAGAACTGGTTTTGATGTAGTTACATTACATGGTACTAGAGGACCCCTTGCCCGAGTCAG TGAGCAGTGTGACACATTCTCTGGACGTAGAAGGGAGTACCGAGTGGGCCAGTATTCTGTGGATCTGCAGTCATTTGAACGAACAGCCATTCCAACCTTGAATACTAAG AAAGAAAGTCCAGTAAAGCAGCCAGTTTTTATAATAGATGAGATTGGGAAGATGGAATTGTTTAGCCAGTCATTTGTCCAGTCAGTGAGGGGCATCCTGGATAAACCTATGACAACTGTGCTGGCAACCATACCTGTCTCCAGGGGAAAACCAATCTCATTTGTGGAGGAAGTGCGCTACAGAAAAGATGCAGTTGTCTACACG ATAACAACAGAAAACAGAGACACCATCCTCAGTGAAATTTTGGAAGCAGTGAAGTGTTCAGTGGAGACCTTCAGGTCTTAA